The segment AAGTAGTGGAGATAGGAGATTTTAATCGGGTAATCACTACTAAAATCAAAGGAGCTAAAAGTTGTATCAAATTGAATCGCCGAACTTCTGGAAAATTTTCCAAACGTCCAAAATGGATCTGAGTATCGTTCCAAATCCAAGCGGCTAAAAAAATGACGATCACAGTTCCGCCTAAGACGACTAACTTTACAATCCAATGAACATTTTTTTTACTTTCTATAAAGGTTCCTACTGTTTGTACTGCGTCGTTTCCCGCGACAGAAAACGCACTGATAAAAAATGCAAACCAACCTAAATAATAAGAGGGAAATCCAAATTGATAAGAGACAATCATCAAAGTTCCAGCGATCGCAACCAAAGAATAAAATCGAATTTGATCCCGAATGCTAGGATGTTGAAAGTCTATTTCATTTTGTTTCATTGAAAAAGGTATCTACAAAGCAAATGCTTAAAAAGATACTAATAAAACTCCAGAACTCCCGTCAAGGTGTTCCGGAGAGTTGTTTTAATATAGAAAACGTTTTCCGTATTTGGATTCTATATCTCGAATATCGAATAGTATAAAAAAGTCTATGGTTTTAAAAACCTTGTCCAATGCCGGAGTTCCACAAATCTGAGCCCCCGCTCTGAGGTAACCTTTGATCAATGCAGGAACTCTTTTATGAACCGCGTCCGATTGGTAGTTAGGATCGAAACCGGGAATTTCAAAATTTGGAAGTGGTGTTATATCAAATTCTTTTCCAACGAGAGCGTTCTTATCTTTTAGATACGCATAAACTTCGTTTGCCGACTGTACATCCGTTTGATGTATAGAGCCGCATCCGAAAAGGTATCTAACGTTATATTTTTGCATATACGCTCCGAGTCCCGCCCAAAGCATAGAGATCACGGAACCGTCTCTATATTCTGGATGAACACAACTTCTTCCGATCTCTGCGGTTTCGGCGTCCAATTCGTAAATTTTTGTAATGTCAAATTCGTTGTCTGAATAAAAACCTAAATTTTGTTTTGCAACGGATCTTCTTAAAATTCGATAAGTTCCTACAATTTTGTTTTCTTGGTTTTTATCGATTACGATCAAATGGTCGCAGAAAAGATCATATTCGTCCCTATCTTTACGAGTTGCAGCGGATTGAGGAAGTCCTTCTCCTAATTCGAGATTGAAAACTTCATAACGAAGTGCAAGAGTTCGTTCTATTTCCAATTGGTTTTCGGCGATCCGAACTTCCAGTTTTCGTTCTGTTTTGATCTTGTTATTCACGAAACCAGTTCCCATAATAGTAACTCCTTCGGTTTTAGAATATTCAAAATACTATTCGTTTTTTTTACGTTTAGATTACATAGGAAATAAATTTCTGTGACCCGCGGGTGTATAAAAATAATACCAAAAATAAACGATCGGCTTTGTAAAGGTGTAGAAAATTTCAAAAATTGCGTTGAATCCGGAATTGTTGTTTTTTTGAAGTAGATCCTACATTCTAAGTTTTGAAACAAGCCAACCATAATATTACTTTCATAATAGTTGAAAAAAATTTGGGTAAATTCGGCTGTCATGGGTAAGGCCGCCACGGGCTCGCTCCTGGTCAATAAATTGCATGCAGAAAACGTTATACAACAATCGTTTTTAGTTTCAATTTATTAGAATTGTTAAAAAATGAATTTTCTATTTCATGGAAATGATTGATTGAGGCAGTTTTGTTAATTTGAACTGTAAAATTTTTTAACAACTCTAACATCCAAAACTTTCGCCTAACTAGGATTCAACGGCGCTGAGTTTGATCGTATCTAAGATTTTGGCTACTTTCTTGTCGAATTTTTTATTGAATACAAAAGAGTTCAAAGTTTTTTCAAGAAATAGAATCATTTCAACGGCTTTCCATTTAAGAACTTCTTTATGATTTTGGATTTTACCAGAATGAAGATCGATGGAAATTCCTCGAATGGATTGGTTTTTAAAATCCCTTCTGAGCGCGATAAATAGG is part of the Leptospira kirschneri serovar Cynopteri str. 3522 CT genome and harbors:
- a CDS encoding GNAT family N-acetyltransferase — translated: MGTGFVNNKIKTERKLEVRIAENQLEIERTLALRYEVFNLELGEGLPQSAATRKDRDEYDLFCDHLIVIDKNQENKIVGTYRILRRSVAKQNLGFYSDNEFDITKIYELDAETAEIGRSCVHPEYRDGSVISMLWAGLGAYMQKYNVRYLFGCGSIHQTDVQSANEVYAYLKDKNALVGKEFDITPLPNFEIPGFDPNYQSDAVHKRVPALIKGYLRAGAQICGTPALDKVFKTIDFFILFDIRDIESKYGKRFLY